In Streptomyces sp. NBC_00341, the DNA window GTGAGAAGGCAACAAGGGGCGGCGTCGTCTACGCGCAGATTCGCGAGGACATCTTCCAGGGCGTGTTCGAGCCGGGACAGCGGCTCCGCCTGGTGGAGCTGTCCCAGCGCTTCTCGGTCAGCCAGTCGGTCGTGCGCGAAGCACTCACCCGCCTGTCCGAGCAGGGCCTCGTCCACGCCGCACCACAACAGGGCTTCAGCGTGGTCACGGTGTCTCTGGCGGATCTGAACGAACTGACGGAAGCCAGGGTCGAGATCGAGACCCTGGTTCTGCGCCGGTCGATGGAGCGCGGGGACATCAAGTGGGAGGCGTCCGTGGTCGCGGCCCACCACCACCTGGCCGGCACCGACGGAGTACGGGCCGACGGCACCCTGAACAGTGAGTGGTTCGCCGTGCACGAACGCTTCCACCAGACCCTGCTGGAGGCGTGCGGCAACGGCAGGCTGCTGGCCGCCGCCCTCAGTCTGCGGGACGCGGCCACGCTCTACCGGCGCTGGTCGTTGCCCGTCGGTCACGACACCGAGCGCGATGTCGCGGGCGAGCACCAGGCGCTCGTCGACGCCGTACTGGCCAAGGACGTCGACGCGGCGGCCGGGCTGCTCGCCCGGCACATCGACCGCACCTCCCAGGCTCTGCGCGCCGTGATCGAGAAGGACCCCGCCGCAGTCGCCTAAGGGCAGTCGCGCGATCCCCGGCGGGCCACGTCGAATGCGGCACCCCGCGAGGCGACGGCCCGGCGGTGATCAGCGCGGCGACGCAGCGCATGCTGCTCTCACGACGGCAAGGACGACGTCATGACGGCTCACCACGACCCCGCTCCCTCCGGCTGGATCCGCCGGCTCACCCCCGACCGCGCGCACCCGCCCGCCAGTTCGGCGCGCACCATAGCCGAGGCGACCGACCGCCTCGGCTCCCGGCCCGTGGCCTGGGCCGTCGAAGTCGGTGACGAACTAGCCCGGGTGATCACCCGGGAGGTTCCCGAGCTGGGCGGCGGACAGGCACCCTTCGAAACCCTCCGGATGGGTACCGAAGCCGCGACGCTGCGCGCACTGCTCCTGCTGGCGGATCCGGCGGCCGACCGTGCGGTTCCCGAGGAATCCCTGCTCGGAGACCGCGAGTTCGCCCGGCGGCGGCTGGGCCTGGACAAGGTGTTGCGCGGCATCCGCGTCGCCCACGCCGCGCTGACGCAGGCCCTGATGGCCGCGTGCCAGGAACGGACCGCGCCGTCCGAACGCGCGGAGCAGTTCCGCCGCATCTCCGAGCTGCTCTTCGGCTTCATGGACGAGTTCTCCTCCCGGATGACAGCCGAATACCTGGCCGAGCACGACCGTTGGCTCGCCAGCGGTGCCGTGGCGCGTGAGGAGGCCGTCCGGGCGATTCTCGACGGGCAGCCGGTCCGGGAGGAATCAGCGCGCGAGCTCCTCGCCTACCGGCTGGCGGGCCGCCACCTGGCCGTTGTCGCGTGGTGCGACAGCCCGACCGCCGACACCGCGGCCGATCTGCAGCGAACGGCGGCCGAACTGCTGCACCTGCGGGGCTGCTCCTCCGTCCTGGTCCTCCCCGTGGGCCGG includes these proteins:
- a CDS encoding GntR family transcriptional regulator — encoded protein: MAGEKATRGGVVYAQIREDIFQGVFEPGQRLRLVELSQRFSVSQSVVREALTRLSEQGLVHAAPQQGFSVVTVSLADLNELTEARVEIETLVLRRSMERGDIKWEASVVAAHHHLAGTDGVRADGTLNSEWFAVHERFHQTLLEACGNGRLLAAALSLRDAATLYRRWSLPVGHDTERDVAGEHQALVDAVLAKDVDAAAGLLARHIDRTSQALRAVIEKDPAAVA
- a CDS encoding PucR family transcriptional regulator, which gives rise to MTAHHDPAPSGWIRRLTPDRAHPPASSARTIAEATDRLGSRPVAWAVEVGDELARVITREVPELGGGQAPFETLRMGTEAATLRALLLLADPAADRAVPEESLLGDREFARRRLGLDKVLRGIRVAHAALTQALMAACQERTAPSERAEQFRRISELLFGFMDEFSSRMTAEYLAEHDRWLASGAVAREEAVRAILDGQPVREESARELLAYRLAGRHLAVVAWCDSPTADTAADLQRTAAELLHLRGCSSVLVLPVGRTTLWAWGEPHTSFPPAAPGEYPYPDGFRFAFGSVRQGVPGFRQSHEDAQHAARVVRLNPRGTGSAVDYPDIALPALLCADLPALRRFVGDELGALAADNPHAEQLRRTLRLYLRNERSLMAAAAQLHVARNTVTYRVKRAQELLGHDPASRLPEAMAALEAARVLGPAVLRPGGTGPQDDPSRHS